One window of Rasiella rasia genomic DNA carries:
- a CDS encoding tetratricopeptide repeat protein has protein sequence MDHLTKLEEMLDNANAAIKNGHYEKAENILEEMIKIDPNYGKTYNHLGFLYETKFKEYEKGETLYKLCLEKSPMYPAIYYNYSVLLSTLGKWDELKELLDQALNIPGVTKSTIYNEYAIMYEQQGKLDQAIEQFRNAGLNTLDQATLDRAKKSIERCKSKKELF, from the coding sequence ATGGACCACCTTACAAAACTAGAAGAGATGTTGGATAATGCCAACGCAGCTATTAAAAATGGGCACTATGAAAAAGCTGAAAACATCTTAGAAGAAATGATAAAAATCGATCCTAACTACGGAAAAACATACAACCATTTGGGGTTTTTATATGAGACAAAATTTAAGGAATATGAAAAAGGAGAGACACTCTACAAATTGTGTTTAGAGAAATCACCTATGTATCCGGCCATCTATTACAACTATTCGGTGCTTTTATCTACACTTGGTAAATGGGATGAATTAAAAGAACTCTTAGACCAAGCCTTAAATATTCCGGGTGTTACAAAATCTACCATTTATAACGAATACGCCATCATGTACGAGCAGCAAGGTAAACTAGACCAAGCTATAGAGCAATTCAGAAATGCAGGCCTTAACACCTTAGATCAGGCTACCTTAGACCGCGCTAAAAAGTCTATTGAACGCTGTAAGTCGAAAAAAGAACTTTTTTAA
- a CDS encoding GNAT family N-acetyltransferase — translation MKIQAATLSHLNKLTPLFNGYRVFYKQPSDIARAEKFLTERLEKGDSTIFIAISENEEAMGFTQLYPSFSSVSTQRTYILNDLYVSEAHRKKGVGEALMQHAKQFAILKGAKGITLETETHNPAQHLYERIGWKKDTAVFHYTWEIH, via the coding sequence ATGAAAATACAAGCGGCTACTCTTAGTCATCTCAATAAACTTACTCCACTGTTTAATGGCTACAGGGTTTTTTACAAACAACCTTCAGACATAGCCCGGGCCGAAAAATTTCTTACAGAACGATTAGAAAAGGGCGACTCTACCATATTTATAGCGATTTCAGAAAACGAAGAAGCTATGGGATTTACACAGCTCTATCCGTCATTTTCTTCGGTTTCAACCCAACGCACCTATATTTTAAACGATTTGTACGTTTCCGAAGCACATAGAAAAAAGGGGGTTGGTGAAGCCTTAATGCAGCATGCTAAACAATTTGCTATTTTAAAAGGTGCAAAGGGAATTACATTAGAAACAGAAACTCACAATCCAGCACAACACTTGTATGAACGAATTGGCTGGAAAAAAGATACCGCAGTTTTTCATTATACCTGGGAAATACACTAG
- a CDS encoding DEAD/DEAH box helicase, translating to MNSFQDFNLTKQLHFALEDLGFTQSTPIQSRTFSPIMAGRDVVGIAQTGTGKTLAYTLPLINGLKFSKKKETRIIVIVPTRELVLQVTHEIEKIGAYSSIKVAGVYGGVNMNTHKELVMQGADIVVATPGRLYDLILCRALKVKAVKKVVIDEVDIMLDLGFRFQLTNILEVLPEPRQHILFSATMTEDVAEFIDVFFRNPETISVAVSGTPLTNIEQFAYNVPNFYTKANLLLHLLKKKETYKKVLVFVPNKKSADLLFELLEVKFGKEVAVIHSNKTQNYRIRSINNFNNKVTRILVTTDVMARGLDLDAISHVINVDTPRYPENYMHRIGRTGRAKAQGVSMLFSTEKEQPLKTVIEDLMDMKINGLPLPEDLKISTKLTWEEQPKIIERDNPHKRNTEEVGASFHEKSAKNSKTNQGGSYKRTIKKKYKKAKTKGDKNFNQRNKNKGKKPF from the coding sequence ATGAATTCCTTTCAGGATTTTAATCTTACAAAGCAATTACATTTCGCCCTTGAAGATTTGGGGTTTACACAATCTACGCCCATTCAGTCGCGTACGTTTAGCCCCATTATGGCAGGTAGAGATGTAGTTGGTATTGCACAAACAGGAACAGGTAAAACCCTTGCCTATACACTTCCACTTATTAATGGTTTAAAGTTTTCAAAAAAGAAAGAAACGCGAATCATTGTTATTGTACCTACGCGCGAATTGGTGTTACAAGTTACCCATGAAATTGAAAAGATTGGCGCCTACTCTTCTATAAAGGTTGCTGGGGTATATGGTGGCGTAAATATGAACACTCACAAAGAGCTAGTAATGCAAGGAGCCGACATTGTAGTAGCAACCCCTGGACGTTTATACGATTTAATTTTATGCAGAGCCTTAAAAGTAAAGGCAGTAAAAAAAGTAGTAATAGACGAGGTAGATATTATGCTAGACCTCGGTTTTAGGTTTCAACTAACTAATATTCTTGAAGTACTTCCTGAACCTCGGCAGCATATTTTATTTTCTGCAACTATGACCGAAGATGTTGCCGAATTTATCGATGTGTTTTTTAGAAATCCAGAAACGATTTCGGTTGCCGTTAGCGGAACTCCGCTCACCAATATTGAGCAGTTTGCCTATAACGTACCCAATTTTTATACGAAAGCAAATTTATTGCTTCATCTATTAAAGAAAAAAGAGACTTACAAAAAGGTTCTGGTTTTTGTACCTAACAAGAAGTCGGCCGATTTACTTTTCGAATTACTTGAAGTCAAATTTGGCAAAGAAGTCGCTGTTATTCATTCTAATAAAACTCAGAATTATAGAATACGTTCAATAAACAACTTTAATAACAAAGTCACCCGAATTTTAGTGACTACAGATGTTATGGCTCGCGGACTAGATTTAGACGCAATTAGTCATGTTATTAATGTAGACACTCCGCGCTATCCCGAAAATTACATGCATCGTATTGGACGTACAGGGCGGGCTAAGGCACAAGGGGTTTCTATGCTTTTTTCTACGGAAAAAGAACAGCCATTAAAAACCGTTATTGAAGACTTAATGGACATGAAAATTAATGGACTTCCCCTTCCCGAAGACCTCAAGATAAGTACCAAATTAACCTGGGAAGAACAGCCAAAAATTATAGAGCGAGACAATCCGCACAAAAGAAATACAGAGGAAGTAGGAGCTAGTTTTCATGAGAAAAGCGCAAAAAACAGTAAGACAAATCAAGGAGGTAGTTACAAACGCACCATCAAAAAGAAATATAAAAAGGCAAAAACAAAAGGCGATAAAAATTTTAATCAGCGTAACAAAAACAAAGGAAAAAAACCCTTCTAA